From one Triticum aestivum cultivar Chinese Spring chromosome 4B, IWGSC CS RefSeq v2.1, whole genome shotgun sequence genomic stretch:
- the LOC123092963 gene encoding zinc finger protein 8 translates to MGGGGGGRGGGGGGGAASVREPHDFGNVASFSELPFLRSGAPPRESPNSGIRLFGIDVPHASPEGRIKEATAASSATPSATTQSSSGAAITAASAAPDSNRKFECHYCCRHFPTSQALGGHQNAHKRERQHAKRVQMQSAMAAAAAAAGSAHHYHLLGYPQHRFGATLYPSWTMVSGGVSYGQQFYRGIGSVGQPINRNPLPEAQWRRPLAAHANMGMPLAGERQPVTLHMFGEEQRASPSLGAASTSSSSLLLSPQGQSACEQPATTAAPEGVSLDLHL, encoded by the coding sequence atgggcggcggcggcggaggcagaggcggtggtggcggtggtggcgcggCGAGCGTGCGGGAGCCTCATGACTTTGGCAACGTTGCATCCTTCTCCGAGTTGCCATTCCTGCGCTCCGGCGCTCCTCCACGAGAAAGCCCCAACTCTGGCATTCGTCTCTTCGGCATTGACGTCCCGCATGCATCACCTGAGGGAAGAATTAAAGAAGCCACCGCTGCCAGCAGCGCGACCCCTTCTGCCACCACGCAGAGCAGCAGTGGAGCTGCCATCACCGCTGCAAGCGCCGCCCCGGACAGCAACCGCAAGTTCGAGTGCCACTACTGCTGCAGGCATTTCCCGACGTCACAGGCTCTCGGCGGCCACCAGAACGCGCACAAGCGCGAGCGGCAGCACGCGAAGCGGGTGCAGATGCAGTCAGCGATGGCCGCGGCAGCAGCGGCTGCTGGCAGTGCGCACCACTACCATCTCCTTGGCTACCCGCAGCACCGCTTCGGTGCGACATTGTACCCGTCGTGGACCATGGTGAGTGGCGGTGTCTCCTATGGCCAGCAGTTCTACAGAGGGATCGGGTCGGTCGGTCAGCCGATCAACAGGAACCCCCTGCCTGAGGCGCAGTGGAGGAGGCCGCTGGCTGCGCATGCCAACATGGGCATGCCGTTGGCTGGAGAGCGGCAGCCGGTCACGCTGCACATGTTTGGAGAAGAGCAGAGAGCTTCCCCTTCTCTTGGGGcggcctccacctcctcttcctctttaCTGCTCTCCCCGCAAGGTCAGTCTGCTTGCGAGCAGCCAGCCACCACCGCAGCACCCGAGGGTGTGAGCTTAGATTTGCATCTATAA
- the LOC123092961 gene encoding pentatricopeptide repeat-containing protein ATP4 homolog, chloroplastic yields the protein MASLPICPSSPSSFLSWPHRPISLSFQPKNHSSSASPAAAHVSVQDSPPPPTPAPPSDPGQNPKISSTARFLWVNPNSPRAAELARARAGSGRRARLAAAAAALAACEPAEALVAAALEAAFPGAPSEQDAAIVLNTAAGNPATAVLALRWFLENAEVRSKVILYNVVFKVLRKRRRWSETEALWDVMLRDGVQPDNTTFSTVISCARACGPPGKAVEWFEKMPESGCSPDMLTYSVVIDAYGRAGDAEMALRLYDRARSERCQLDPVICATVIKVHSTSGNFDGALNVFEEMKAVGVKPNLVVYNTVLDAMGRAMRPWVVKTIHREMVSQKVQPNRATYCCLLQAYTRARYGEDAMIVYRKMKDEVMDIDVVLYNMLLSMCADIGYVDEAEEIFRDMKSSMDTKCKPDSWTYSSMVTLYSCTGNVPGAEAILKEMAEAGFKPNIFILTSLIRCYGKAGCTDDVVRSFGMLEDLKITPDDRFCGCLLTVAADTPVEELGKVVDCIDRSNAELGTVVKLLADRKASTESFKEAARGILSGARGVVKMPYCNCLMDLCVNLEQMEKACALLDAALQLDIYSNVQTRTQTQWSLHLRGLSVGAALTTLHVWMNDLYTTLQSGEELPPLLGIHTGEGRNMYSDKGLASVFESHLKELDAPFHGAPDKAGWFLTTSIAAKHWLEAKKSSELVTV from the coding sequence ATGGCTTCCCTACCCATCTGCCCAtcgtccccttcctccttcctctcaTGGCCGCACCGCCCAATCTCGCTCTCCTTCCAGCCCAAGAAccactcctcctccgcctcgccggccGCCGCACATGTCTCCGTCCAGGACTCGCCGCCCCCTCCGACCCCGGCGCCTCCCTCCGACCCCGGCCAGAACCCCAAGATTTCCAGCACTGCGAGGTTCCTCTGGGTCAACCCCAACAGCCCGCGCGCCGCCGAACTCGCCCGCGCGcgcgccggatccggccgccgggcccgcctcgccgccgcagccgcagcgCTCGCCGCGTGCGAGCCCGCCGAGGCGCTCGTCGCCGCCGCGCTCGAGGCCGCCTTCCCCGGGGCCCCCTCCGAGCAGGACGCCGCCATCGTGCTCAATACGGCCGCCGGCAACCCAGCCACCGCCGTGCTCGCGCTGCGCTGGTTCCTGGAGAACGCCGAGGTTCGCAGCAAGGTCATCCTCTACAACGTCGTGTTCAAGGTGCTGCGCAAGCGGCGGCGCTGGAGCGAGACGGAGGCGCTCTGGGACGTGATGCTGCGGGACGGCGTGCAGCCGGACAACACCACCTTCTCGACCGTCATCAGCTGCGCGCGCGCCTGCGGCCCGCCCGGCAAGGCCGTggagtggttcgagaagatgcCGGAGTCAGGGTGCTCGCCGGACATGCTCACCTACTCGGTCGTGATCGACGCATACGGCCGAGCCGGGGACGCCGAGATGGCACTCCGCTTATACGACCGTGCCCGGTCTGAGAGATGCCAGCTCGACCCTGTCATATGCGCCACGGTGATCAAAGTGCACTCCACCAGCGGCAACTTCGACGGCGCGCTCAACGTGTTTGAGGAAATGAAGGCCGTTGGCGTCAAGCCAAACCTGGTCGTGTACAACACCGTGCTGGACGCCATGGGCCGTGCCATGCGGCCATGGGTAGTGAAGACCATCCACAGGGAGATGGTCAGCCAGAAGGTGCAGCCCAATAGAGCAACCTACTGTTGTCTCCTGCAGGCGTACACCAGGGCACGCTACGGCGAGGACGCGATGATCGTGTACCGGAAGATGAAGGACGAGGTGATGGACATCGACGTGGTGCTGTACAACATGCTCCTGTCAATGTGCGCCGACATCGGCTACGTCGACGAGGCCGAGGAGATCTTCCGAGACATGAAGTCGTCCATGGACACCAAGTGCAAGCCTGATAGCTGGACCTACTCATCAATGGTGACACTATATTCCTGCACTGGCAATGTCCCTGGTGCAGAGGCCATACTGAAGGAGATGGCAGAGGCAGGTTTCAAGCCCAACATCTTCATCCTCACGTCGCTCATCCGGTGCTACGGTAAAGCGGGGTGCACTGACGATGTTGTCAGGTCGTTCGGCATGCTAGAGGACCTCAAAATCACGCCCGACGACCGGTTCTGCGGCTGCCTTCTTACCGTGGCAGCGGATACGCCGGTGGAGGAGCTCGGCAAGGTGGTTGACTGCATCGACAGAAGCAATGCCGAGCTTGGCACCGTGGTGAAGCTCCTGGCGGACAGGAAAGCCTCCACTGAATCCTTCAAGGAGGCAGCCAGGGGCATCCTGAGCGGCGCCCGTGGCGTGGTGAAGATGCCCTACTGCAACTGCTTGATGGACCTGTGCGTGAACCTGGAGCAGATGGAGAAAGCCTGCGCGCTCCTCGACGCCGCGCTGCAGCTCGACATCTACAGCAACGTGCAGACGAGGACGCAGACGCAGTGGTCGCTGCACCTCAGAGGCCTCTCGGTCGGCGCCGCCCTGACCACTCTCCATGTCTGGATGAACGACCTGTACACGACGCTTCAGAGCGGCGAAGAGCTGCCACCGCTGCTCGGAATCCACACAGGGGAGGGGAGGAACATGTACTCCGACAAAGGGCTGGCCTCCGTGTTCGAGTCGCATCTCAAGGAGCTCGACGCGCCCTTCCATGGCGCTCCCGACAAGGCCGGCTGGTTCCTGACGACGAGCATTGCTGCCAAGCACTGGCTGGAGGCAAAGAAGTCGTCAGAGCTAGTCACCGTGTAA
- the LOC123092962 gene encoding cysteine synthase 2, with translation MAAATATAAGAAAAAASISLFAYYFLFGRSGSKFLWARTTSADDRRTRRKGLVEAVGNTPLIRINSLSDATGCEILGKAEFLNPGGSVKDRVAVKIIEEALKSGDLVCGGVVTEGSAGSTAISLATVAPAYGCRCHVVIPDDAAVEKSQIIEALGATVERVRPVSITHRDHFVNIARRRALEANIASAQREPNHIQTNGSAYVDTKTLNSKQTNGSAHASSEVPDTGKCYPNSDSKGGFFADQFENMANYRAHYEWTGPEIWKQTKGTVHAFVAAAGTGGTIAGVSRYLKEMNRNVQCFLMDPPGSGLFNKVTRGVMYTKEEAEGKRLKNPFDTITEGIGINRVTANFMMAELDGAYRGTDREAVEMSRFLLRRDGLFVGSSSAMNCVGAVRVARDLGPGHTIVTILCDSGMRHLSKFFNDEYLANHGLTPTATGLEFLDQ, from the exons ATGGCGgctgcgacggcgacggcggcaggaGCAGCCGCTGCGGCCGCCTCCATATCCTTGTTTGCGTACTACTTCCTCTTCGGCAGGAGCGGCTCCAAGTTCCTATGGGCCCGCACCACCAGCGCGGACGACCGGAGGACGCGGCGGAAGGGCCTCGTGGAGGCCGTCGGCAACACGCCCCTCATCCGCATCAACAGCCTCTCCGACGCCACCGGGTGTGAG ATTCTGGGGAAGGCCGAATTTCTGAACCCGGGAGGCAGCGTGAAGGACCGTGTGGCGGTTAAGATTATCGAGGAG GCTCTGAAATCTGGGGATCTTGTCTGTGGTGGTGTAGTAACAGAAGGGAGTGCCGGAAGCACGGCTATTAGCTTGGCCACTGTTGCTCCTGCTTATGGCTGTAGGTGCCATGTTGTTATTCCTGATGATGCTGCCGTTGAGAAG TCTCAAATAATTGAAGCGCTTGGAGCTACTGTGGAACGAGTGCGTCCTGTTTCAATCACTCACAGAGACCATTTTGTCAATATTGCAAGAAGAAGGGCATTGGAAGCCAATATAGCATCAGCACAAAGGGAACCTAATCACATACAAACTAATGGTTCAGCCTATGTTGATACTAAAACGCTGAACTCCAAACAAACTAACGGGTCAGCACATGCCAGTTCTGAAGTGCCTGACACTGGCAAATGTTACCCTAATTCTGATTCAAAGGGAGGTTTCTTTGCTGACCAGTTTGAGAATATGGCAAACTATCGAGCGCATTACGAATGGACTGGTCCTGAGATATGGAAGCAAACTAAAGGGACTGTTCATGCCTTTGTTGCTGCCGCTGGTACTGGCGGTACGATTGCTGGAGTTTCACGATATCTTAAG GAAATGAACAGAAATGTCCAATGCTTtttaatggatccacctggatctgGTCTGTTTAATAAGGTAACTAGAGGGGTTATGTACACAAAAGAGGAGGCTGAGGGCAAAAGGCTGAAAAATCCTTTTGACACTATTACTGAAGGAATTGGAATCAACAGGGTCACAGCAAATTTTATGATGGCAGAACTGGATGGCGCTTACCGGGGAACAGATAGAGAAGCTGTCGAGATGTCAAG GTTTCTGCTGAGAAGAGATGGACTATTTGTTGGGAGTTCTTCAGCCATGAATTGTGTCGGGGCTGTAAGAGTTGCCCGGGATTTAGGTCCAGGACATACAATTGTGACAATTCTCTGCGACAGTGGGATGAGGCATCTAAGTAAGTTCTTCAATGATGAATATTTGGCCAATCATGGGTTGACACCAACTGCTACTGGTCTGGAGTTTCTCGATCAATAA